A stretch of the Panicum virgatum strain AP13 chromosome 9N, P.virgatum_v5, whole genome shotgun sequence genome encodes the following:
- the LOC120690141 gene encoding probable L-type lectin-domain containing receptor kinase S.5 isoform X1, whose protein sequence is MVAKQARYHTMPSSTGFTSLILLLARAVLWWMIATTLPAACHGTGGRDDVMSFLYPSFTDIGSQLRFSWDAGVLDGAIHLTADDTYQPPVQYPPDGRRSAGRVILWAGPPQYEDNRYINHGDGEASFNTSFTMSISRSPAAQGDDDGGLLLEVLPSSFITDGSYYRSIYYYSMARTTTSSNISVEIGALELQYDVQTTFGVRERRTSGVYVSIAPAWTMPAANHTVWVYYDNVGHNLSVYVDDGGKPKPAQATLHVPLDIDDIIGTGDFYKYFGLFASKNRSLPSCQPVIYSWNVTVDRLIMPTFEAEAEHHHARRSWILATIVLSSVLVAAAAAIVFVAWMWSRWASWYRALVMKLKLARALRRLPGMPREFKFSDVKKATKNFHDTNRLGSGGFGAVYKGKIQIAATNTSWQEGRRRQRRRYVEVAVKKFTRKEDHGYGDFLAEVAIINRLRHKNIVPLLGWCYENGELLLIYQYMSNGSLDQHLFRHRQEHGRPALRWETRYNIVVDVAAALHYVHHEYERVVLHRDIKASNIMLDASFNGRLGDFGLAGLVDDIDKNSLTDLPVAGTWGFIAPEYPVSHKATRKTDVYAFGVLILEVVTGKRSLGEASTEFQLLTDWVWWLHGEGRLLEAVDDDLTDLSATRQVDADVSTRLLDAVEDLGGGDTGTGAGGDKFYAADDAIRLLLLGLACTNPNPSDRPSTAELVQVIGKRVAPPVVPLVKPPFVWPPEGELPLLEEDDDMELDEELVDMSHQDEEPDQSHARALSREGLTLSIGSLSLEIMVCRSRRSLP, encoded by the exons ATGGTGGCCAAGCAAGCAAGATACCACACAATGCCTAGTTCAACAGGATTCACTAGTCTTATCCTTTTATTAGCCAGAGCCGTCCTCTGGTGGATGATTGCTACAACTCTTCCAGCAGCTTGCCATGGCACAGGAGGCCGGGACGATGTCATGAGCTTTCTCTACCCGTCGTTCACGGACATCGGCTCCCAGTTGAGGTTCTCCTGGGACGCCGGTGTCCTCGACGGCGCCATCCACCTCACCGCCGACGATACTTATCAGCCACCGGTTCAGTACCCTCCCGACGGGAGGAGGTCGGCAGGACGTGTCATCCTTTGGGCGGGTCCCCCTCAATACGAGGACAATAGATACATCaaccacggcgacggcgaggcatCTTTTAACACCAGCTTCACTATGAGCATCAGCCGCTCGCCAGCCGCCCAAGGCGACGACGATGGAGGCCTTCTCTTGGAGGTGCTGCCTTCTTCTTTCATTACTGATGGCTCCTACTACCGGAGCATCTACTACTACTCCATGGCTAGGACGACAACAAGCTCCAACATCTCCGTAGAGATCGGTGCGTTGGAGTTGCAGTATGACGTGCAAACGACATTCGGCGTCCGCGAGAGAAGGACAAGCGGCGTGTACGTCTCCATCGCGCCGGCCTGGACGATGCCGGCGGCAAATCACACCGTCTGGGTTTACTACGACAACGTTGGGCACAACCTCTCGGTTTACGTCGACGACGGGGGCAAGCCCAAGCCTGCCCAAGCCACGCTTCACGTTCCCCTCGACATCGACGACATAATCGGAACGGGTGATTTCTACAAATATTTCGGTTTGTTTGCCTCCAAGAACAGGTCGTTGCCCTCTTGCCAGCCGGTAATTTATAGCTGGAACGTGACGGTGGACAGGCTCATAATGCCCACATTCGAAGCAGAAGCAGAGCATCATCATGCTCGACGGAGCTGGATCTTAGCCACCATTGTTCTGTCCTCGGTTCTTGTGGCAGCTGCAGCAGCTATTGTTTTCGTGGCGTGGATGTGGAGCCGCTGGGCCTCATGGTACAGGGCTCTCGTCATGAAGCTGAAGCTGGCCAGGGCGCTGCGGCGCCTACCGGGGATGCCAAGGGAGTTCAAGTTCTCCGACGTCAAGAAGGCCACCAAAAACTTCCACGACACTAACAGGCTCGGGAGTGGAGGCTTTGGCGCCGTGTACAAGGGGAAAATACAGATTGCCGCCACTAACACCAGTTGGCAAGAGGGACGGCGACGACAGCGGCGACGATACGTCGAGGTAGCTGTGAAGAAATTCACACGCAAGGAGGACCATGGCTACGGCGACTTCCTGGCGGAGGTCGCCATCATCAACCGCCTCCGCCACAAGAATATCGTTCCTCTCTTGG GTTGGTGTTACGAGAATGGAGAGCTACTACTTATCTACCAGTACATGTCAAACGGTAGCCTGGACCAACATCTTTTCCGGCACCGGCAGGAACACGGTCGTCCAGCTCTCCGGTGGGAGACACGGTACAACATAGTGGTGGATGTCGCCGCCGCTCTCCACTACGTTCACCACGAGTACGAGCGCGTGGTGCTCCACCGCGACATCAAGGCGAGCAACATCATGCTCGACGCCAGCTTCAACGGCCGCCTCGGCGATTTCGGCCTCGCCGGCCTGGTGGACGACATCGACAAGAACTCCCTCACCGACCTCCCTGTCGCCGGAACATGGGGCTTCATCGCGCCAGAGTACCCTGTCAGCCACAAGGCCACGCGCAAAACCGACGTCTATGCTTTCGGGGTGCTCATCCTCGAGGTCGTTACCGGCAAAAGGtcgctcggcgaggcgagcaccGAGTTCCAGCTGCTGACTGACTGGGTGTGGTGGCTTCACGGGGAGGGGAGGCTGCTGGAAGCCGTGGATGATGACCTCACTGATCTCTCTGCCACGCGTCAAGTGGATGCTGACGTTTCCACCCGGTTGCTTGATGCTGTGGAGGATTTGGGCGGCGGTGATACGGGCACTGGCGCCGGAGGAGACAAGTTCTATGCCGCCGATGACGCCATCCGGTTGCTACTCCTTGGTCTGGCGTGCACCAATCCCAACCCATCAGACCGGCCAAGTACGGCCGAGCTAGTCCAGGTCATCGGGAAAAGAGTCGCACCACCGGTCGTGCCGCTGGTTAAGCCACCGTTCGTGTGGCCGCCAGAAGGAGAGCTCCCGCTGCTGGAGGAGGATGACGACATGGAGCTGGATGAGGAATTAGTGGACATGAGCCATCAGGACGAGGAACCTGACCAAAGCCACGCAAGGGCACTGAGCCGTGAGGGCTTGACGCTCAGCATCGGGTCCTTGTCCTTGGAAATCATGGTGTGCAGGTCTCGTCGATCGCTTCCATGA
- the LOC120690141 gene encoding probable L-type lectin-domain containing receptor kinase S.5 isoform X2 has translation MPAANHTVWVYYDNVGHNLSVYVDDGGKPKPAQATLHVPLDIDDIIGTGDFYKYFGLFASKNRSLPSCQPVIYSWNVTVDRLIMPTFEAEAEHHHARRSWILATIVLSSVLVAAAAAIVFVAWMWSRWASWYRALVMKLKLARALRRLPGMPREFKFSDVKKATKNFHDTNRLGSGGFGAVYKGKIQIAATNTSWQEGRRRQRRRYVEVAVKKFTRKEDHGYGDFLAEVAIINRLRHKNIVPLLGWCYENGELLLIYQYMSNGSLDQHLFRHRQEHGRPALRWETRYNIVVDVAAALHYVHHEYERVVLHRDIKASNIMLDASFNGRLGDFGLAGLVDDIDKNSLTDLPVAGTWGFIAPEYPVSHKATRKTDVYAFGVLILEVVTGKRSLGEASTEFQLLTDWVWWLHGEGRLLEAVDDDLTDLSATRQVDADVSTRLLDAVEDLGGGDTGTGAGGDKFYAADDAIRLLLLGLACTNPNPSDRPSTAELVQVIGKRVAPPVVPLVKPPFVWPPEGELPLLEEDDDMELDEELVDMSHQDEEPDQSHARALSREGLTLSIGSLSLEIMVCRSRRSLP, from the exons ATGCCGGCGGCAAATCACACCGTCTGGGTTTACTACGACAACGTTGGGCACAACCTCTCGGTTTACGTCGACGACGGGGGCAAGCCCAAGCCTGCCCAAGCCACGCTTCACGTTCCCCTCGACATCGACGACATAATCGGAACGGGTGATTTCTACAAATATTTCGGTTTGTTTGCCTCCAAGAACAGGTCGTTGCCCTCTTGCCAGCCGGTAATTTATAGCTGGAACGTGACGGTGGACAGGCTCATAATGCCCACATTCGAAGCAGAAGCAGAGCATCATCATGCTCGACGGAGCTGGATCTTAGCCACCATTGTTCTGTCCTCGGTTCTTGTGGCAGCTGCAGCAGCTATTGTTTTCGTGGCGTGGATGTGGAGCCGCTGGGCCTCATGGTACAGGGCTCTCGTCATGAAGCTGAAGCTGGCCAGGGCGCTGCGGCGCCTACCGGGGATGCCAAGGGAGTTCAAGTTCTCCGACGTCAAGAAGGCCACCAAAAACTTCCACGACACTAACAGGCTCGGGAGTGGAGGCTTTGGCGCCGTGTACAAGGGGAAAATACAGATTGCCGCCACTAACACCAGTTGGCAAGAGGGACGGCGACGACAGCGGCGACGATACGTCGAGGTAGCTGTGAAGAAATTCACACGCAAGGAGGACCATGGCTACGGCGACTTCCTGGCGGAGGTCGCCATCATCAACCGCCTCCGCCACAAGAATATCGTTCCTCTCTTGG GTTGGTGTTACGAGAATGGAGAGCTACTACTTATCTACCAGTACATGTCAAACGGTAGCCTGGACCAACATCTTTTCCGGCACCGGCAGGAACACGGTCGTCCAGCTCTCCGGTGGGAGACACGGTACAACATAGTGGTGGATGTCGCCGCCGCTCTCCACTACGTTCACCACGAGTACGAGCGCGTGGTGCTCCACCGCGACATCAAGGCGAGCAACATCATGCTCGACGCCAGCTTCAACGGCCGCCTCGGCGATTTCGGCCTCGCCGGCCTGGTGGACGACATCGACAAGAACTCCCTCACCGACCTCCCTGTCGCCGGAACATGGGGCTTCATCGCGCCAGAGTACCCTGTCAGCCACAAGGCCACGCGCAAAACCGACGTCTATGCTTTCGGGGTGCTCATCCTCGAGGTCGTTACCGGCAAAAGGtcgctcggcgaggcgagcaccGAGTTCCAGCTGCTGACTGACTGGGTGTGGTGGCTTCACGGGGAGGGGAGGCTGCTGGAAGCCGTGGATGATGACCTCACTGATCTCTCTGCCACGCGTCAAGTGGATGCTGACGTTTCCACCCGGTTGCTTGATGCTGTGGAGGATTTGGGCGGCGGTGATACGGGCACTGGCGCCGGAGGAGACAAGTTCTATGCCGCCGATGACGCCATCCGGTTGCTACTCCTTGGTCTGGCGTGCACCAATCCCAACCCATCAGACCGGCCAAGTACGGCCGAGCTAGTCCAGGTCATCGGGAAAAGAGTCGCACCACCGGTCGTGCCGCTGGTTAAGCCACCGTTCGTGTGGCCGCCAGAAGGAGAGCTCCCGCTGCTGGAGGAGGATGACGACATGGAGCTGGATGAGGAATTAGTGGACATGAGCCATCAGGACGAGGAACCTGACCAAAGCCACGCAAGGGCACTGAGCCGTGAGGGCTTGACGCTCAGCATCGGGTCCTTGTCCTTGGAAATCATGGTGTGCAGGTCTCGTCGATCGCTTCCATGA